Proteins encoded together in one Pontiella desulfatans window:
- a CDS encoding arylsulfatase, whose product MAAVSAVGEVGQRPNIIIMMSDDMGYSDIGCYGGEIQTPVLDGLARKGLRFTQFYNTARCCPTRASLLTGLYPHQAGIGHMMADKGLDGYRGDLNRKCVTIGEVLRPAGYSTYMVGKWHVTKHTHPEKESDKFNWPLQRGFDRYYGIINGASSLWDPNSLTRDNQPITIKNDPVYKPKEPYHFTDAISDNAAMFIDEHDPAKPFFMYVAYTAAHWPMHARERDMAKYKGQYDAGYEPIRKARLAKMKKLGVVEPNASLSPTVGNWDAVEDKPWEAACMETYAAMVDQMDQGIGRIVKALERKGALDNTLILFLQDNGGCAESGGRKEKGPLVTRADQPTLDPIPDDVAHYTGSWPKQTREGWPVLRGHVMPGPADTYIGYGRGWANVSNTPHREYKHWVHEGGISSPLIAHWPQGISARNGLRKEPGHLIDLMATCVELSGAAYPAERNNEKIHPMEGRSLVPVFGGASLDRKAIYWEHEGNRAVRVGDWKLVAKGRTGKWELYNLAADRSELDDLAASHPERVGELAAMWQAYAERAQVIPWPNAKNKNVSSGKKKL is encoded by the coding sequence ATGGCCGCGGTTTCGGCCGTGGGTGAAGTGGGCCAGCGCCCGAATATCATCATCATGATGTCGGACGACATGGGCTATTCCGATATCGGCTGCTATGGCGGCGAAATCCAAACGCCGGTGCTCGATGGCCTCGCGAGGAAGGGACTCCGCTTTACCCAGTTCTACAACACGGCCCGCTGCTGCCCGACCCGGGCTTCGCTGCTGACCGGCCTCTATCCGCACCAGGCCGGCATCGGCCACATGATGGCCGACAAAGGGCTCGACGGATATCGCGGCGACCTGAACCGCAAGTGCGTCACCATCGGCGAGGTGCTCCGCCCGGCGGGTTATTCAACCTATATGGTCGGCAAGTGGCACGTCACCAAACATACGCATCCCGAAAAAGAATCCGACAAATTCAACTGGCCGCTCCAGCGTGGTTTCGATCGCTACTATGGCATCATCAACGGGGCTTCCAGTCTTTGGGATCCCAACTCGCTGACGCGGGATAACCAGCCGATCACGATCAAGAACGACCCGGTCTACAAGCCGAAAGAGCCGTATCACTTCACCGATGCCATCAGCGACAACGCGGCAATGTTCATCGACGAGCACGATCCGGCGAAGCCCTTCTTCATGTATGTGGCCTACACGGCGGCCCATTGGCCGATGCACGCGCGCGAACGGGACATGGCCAAATACAAGGGGCAGTATGATGCCGGCTACGAGCCGATCCGCAAGGCGCGCCTGGCCAAGATGAAAAAACTCGGGGTGGTGGAGCCGAACGCATCCCTTTCGCCAACCGTAGGCAACTGGGATGCGGTCGAAGACAAGCCATGGGAAGCTGCCTGCATGGAAACCTATGCCGCGATGGTCGACCAGATGGACCAGGGCATCGGGCGGATCGTCAAGGCGCTGGAAAGGAAAGGGGCTCTCGACAACACGCTGATCCTCTTTCTCCAGGATAACGGCGGTTGCGCCGAGAGCGGGGGGCGAAAGGAAAAGGGGCCGCTGGTGACCCGTGCCGACCAGCCCACCCTCGATCCGATTCCCGACGATGTTGCGCACTACACCGGTTCCTGGCCGAAGCAGACGCGCGAGGGATGGCCCGTTTTGCGCGGGCACGTGATGCCGGGGCCGGCCGATACCTACATCGGCTATGGCCGCGGGTGGGCGAATGTTTCGAACACGCCGCACCGCGAGTATAAGCACTGGGTGCACGAGGGCGGCATTTCCTCGCCGCTCATCGCCCATTGGCCCCAGGGTATTTCCGCCAGGAACGGGCTGCGAAAGGAGCCGGGCCATTTGATCGACCTGATGGCAACTTGCGTGGAGCTTTCCGGCGCCGCCTACCCGGCGGAGCGAAACAACGAAAAGATCCATCCCATGGAAGGCAGGAGCCTCGTTCCCGTGTTCGGTGGGGCATCCCTTGATCGCAAGGCGATCTATTGGGAGCACGAGGGCAACCGTGCCGTCCGCGTTGGCGATTGGAAGCTGGTGGCCAAGGGGCGCACTGGAAAATGGGAGCTATACAATCTGGCCGCGGACCGTAGTGAGCTGGATGATTTGGCGGCCAGCCATCCGGAGCGGGTTGGGGAGCTGGCCGCCATGTGGCAGGCCTATGCCGAGCGCGCGCAGGTCATCCCTTGGCCAAACGCCAAAAACAAGAATGTATCCTCCGGGAAAAAGAAACTCTAG
- a CDS encoding Lrp/AsnC family transcriptional regulator produces the protein MNELLNLLKQNALESPENLAKMLGISVEDVKQQIAEYEKDGVIRAYQAVVNEERLDASLVTTVIEVKVTPESEGGFDRIADRISRFPEVDSVFLMSGGFDLLLFIKGRTMHEAFGFVSEKLATMPGITSTATHFMMKTYKQNGIVMHTGEDDERLKVSP, from the coding sequence ATGAACGAACTGCTGAACCTGCTCAAACAAAATGCGCTCGAATCCCCGGAAAACCTTGCCAAAATGCTTGGGATTTCCGTTGAGGATGTGAAGCAACAGATTGCCGAATACGAAAAGGACGGGGTGATCCGCGCCTATCAAGCCGTCGTCAACGAAGAACGGCTCGATGCCTCGTTGGTGACCACCGTAATCGAAGTGAAGGTGACCCCTGAAAGCGAAGGGGGCTTCGACCGCATTGCCGACCGCATCAGCCGTTTCCCGGAAGTGGACTCGGTTTTCCTGATGTCCGGCGGCTTCGACCTGCTGCTCTTCATCAAGGGGCGCACCATGCATGAGGCATTTGGCTTTGTTAGCGAAAAGCTGGCCACCATGCCGGGCATCACCTCGACCGCCACGCATTTCATGATGAAAACCTACAAGCAAAACGGCATTGTCATGCACACGGGGGAGGACGATGAACGACTCAAAGTCTCTCCGTAG
- a CDS encoding DUF481 domain-containing protein: MKLINGVLLSALVAFPFAGMAQDDAAEAGVKWERNLSMGATYRNGNSEKSLFTMNLKGDRFGEHHDVLSSLYAEYGKTGTPTPADPDPEKQQTEGQVRAQGEYRHKFGDSKFFAGIFAEGLHDSIKSIRFRGKVGPNIGYYFIDTDNMKLDASFGLNYVYERTAAGERTFGEYRAAGNYLWNITEKSSYYLNIEYTANMDDTGNDNGGLLVTGIRSQVYEELSLFAELRDEYDNLIDDQVVKHNDITLMAGLSYDF, from the coding sequence ATGAAATTGATCAATGGAGTATTGTTGAGCGCGCTGGTTGCTTTCCCGTTTGCCGGCATGGCCCAAGACGACGCCGCGGAAGCGGGCGTTAAGTGGGAGCGCAACCTGTCCATGGGGGCCACCTACCGCAACGGCAACAGCGAAAAGTCGCTTTTCACGATGAACCTGAAGGGAGATCGTTTCGGTGAGCATCATGATGTGCTGAGCTCGCTCTACGCGGAGTACGGCAAGACCGGAACGCCGACCCCCGCAGATCCGGATCCGGAAAAACAGCAAACCGAAGGCCAGGTGCGCGCACAGGGCGAATATCGCCACAAGTTCGGCGATTCCAAGTTTTTCGCCGGTATATTTGCAGAAGGTCTGCACGATTCGATCAAGAGCATCCGTTTCCGGGGCAAGGTTGGTCCTAACATCGGTTACTACTTCATCGACACGGACAACATGAAGCTCGATGCCTCGTTTGGCTTGAACTATGTCTATGAGCGCACCGCGGCGGGCGAGCGGACTTTCGGGGAATATCGTGCGGCGGGCAACTACCTCTGGAACATCACCGAAAAGTCGTCCTACTACCTCAACATCGAGTACACCGCAAACATGGATGACACCGGCAACGACAATGGCGGCTTGCTGGTGACGGGCATCCGCAGCCAGGTCTACGAGGAGCTTTCCTTGTTCGCCGAGCTGCGCGATGAATATGACAACCTCATCGACGATCAGGTCGTGAAGCACAACGACATCACACTCATGGCCGGTCTTTCGTACGACTTCTAA
- the hisA gene encoding phosphoribosylformimino-5-aminoimidazole carboxamide ribotide isomerase, translating to MKFRPCIDLHNGKVKQIVGGSLADGAEPETNFVSEKPPAWYARLYKQDWLTGGHVIKLGTGNDDAAREALAAWPNGLQVGGGITAENAFEWLDAGAAQVIVTSYLFQNGQLDETRLNKLVAETGRDRLVLDLSCRKKDGQYHVVTDRWQTFTETIVDERSLRQLSDCCCEFLVHGVDVEGKQQGMDEELIALLAEHAPIPCVYAGGVRNFDDMEKLAQAGRGKIDVTIGSALDIFGGTMPLRDVVEFCKSN from the coding sequence ATGAAATTCAGACCCTGCATAGACCTGCACAACGGCAAGGTGAAACAGATCGTCGGCGGCTCGCTGGCCGATGGCGCCGAACCCGAAACCAACTTTGTCTCGGAAAAGCCGCCGGCCTGGTATGCCAGGCTCTATAAGCAGGACTGGCTGACCGGCGGGCACGTGATCAAGCTCGGAACCGGCAACGACGATGCCGCGCGCGAGGCGCTTGCCGCCTGGCCCAACGGCTTGCAGGTGGGCGGCGGCATTACGGCCGAAAACGCGTTCGAGTGGCTGGATGCCGGGGCCGCCCAGGTGATTGTGACCTCCTACCTCTTCCAGAACGGACAGCTTGATGAAACACGCCTGAACAAGCTGGTGGCCGAAACGGGGCGCGACCGGCTGGTGCTCGACCTGAGCTGCCGCAAGAAGGACGGCCAATACCACGTTGTGACCGACCGCTGGCAAACCTTCACCGAAACGATCGTGGATGAGCGATCGCTCCGGCAGCTTTCCGACTGTTGCTGCGAATTCCTCGTACACGGCGTGGATGTGGAAGGCAAGCAGCAGGGCATGGACGAAGAATTGATCGCCCTATTGGCCGAACACGCCCCCATCCCCTGCGTCTATGCCGGCGGAGTCCGCAACTTCGACGACATGGAAAAGCTGGCCCAAGCCGGGAGGGGCAAGATCGATGTCACCATCGGTTCGGCGCTCGACATCTTCGGTGGCACCATGCCCCTGCGGGATGTGGTCGAGTTCTGCAAAAGCAACTGA
- a CDS encoding aminotransferase class I/II-fold pyridoxal phosphate-dependent enzyme: protein MNDSKSLRSKIAKTVRDIPRSGIRDFFEIVSSREDVISLGIGEPDFATPWHIREAASLALDRGMTSYTSNMGLLSLRRGIAQYVEKKTGIGYRPEDEVLVTVGVSEGLDLAVRALVEPGDEVLYHEPSYVSYNPLIQFAYGVPVAIQTKKENGFRLTRQDLEENVSDKTKVLLLNYPNNPTGATLSKEDVEDIAAFAIEHDLIVLTDEIYDELTYDKEHFSIISLPGMRERTIYLHGFSKAWAMTGFRMGFTCAPPELTEAMMKIHQYTMLCAPILSQEASVEALKNAEADIAYMKAEYKKRRNYIHASFEEMGIPCIYPDGAFYAFADVSKFGMTSKEFALKLLDEQNVACVPGTAFGACGEGFIRCSYATSLDEIKEAMVRIARFIEKL, encoded by the coding sequence ATGAACGACTCAAAGTCTCTCCGTAGCAAGATCGCCAAAACCGTCCGCGACATCCCTCGCTCCGGCATCCGCGACTTTTTCGAAATCGTCAGTTCGCGCGAGGACGTTATTTCGCTCGGTATTGGCGAACCGGATTTCGCGACGCCGTGGCACATTCGTGAGGCCGCGTCGTTGGCGCTGGATCGCGGCATGACGTCCTACACCTCCAACATGGGGCTGCTTTCCCTGCGGCGTGGCATTGCGCAATATGTCGAAAAGAAGACTGGCATCGGGTACCGTCCGGAAGATGAAGTACTCGTCACCGTTGGGGTGTCCGAAGGACTCGACCTCGCCGTGCGCGCCTTGGTTGAACCGGGCGACGAGGTGCTCTACCACGAGCCGAGCTATGTTTCCTACAATCCGCTCATCCAGTTTGCCTACGGAGTCCCCGTTGCCATCCAGACCAAGAAGGAAAACGGCTTCCGCCTGACCCGCCAGGACTTGGAGGAAAACGTTTCCGATAAGACCAAGGTGCTACTCCTCAACTATCCGAACAATCCGACCGGAGCCACCCTGTCGAAAGAGGATGTCGAGGATATCGCCGCATTCGCCATCGAGCACGACCTGATTGTGCTGACCGATGAGATCTACGACGAGCTGACCTACGATAAAGAGCACTTCAGCATTATCTCCTTGCCCGGCATGCGCGAGCGCACCATCTACCTGCATGGCTTTTCCAAGGCCTGGGCCATGACCGGATTCCGCATGGGCTTCACCTGTGCGCCGCCCGAGCTGACCGAGGCCATGATGAAGATTCATCAGTACACGATGCTTTGCGCCCCGATCCTTAGCCAGGAGGCTTCCGTGGAAGCGCTCAAGAACGCCGAGGCCGACATCGCCTACATGAAGGCGGAATACAAGAAGCGCAGGAACTACATCCACGCCTCCTTCGAGGAGATGGGCATCCCGTGCATCTATCCCGACGGCGCGTTCTACGCCTTCGCCGATGTCTCGAAGTTCGGCATGACCTCCAAGGAGTTCGCCCTCAAGCTGCTCGACGAGCAAAACGTGGCCTGCGTTCCCGGCACCGCCTTCGGTGCCTGCGGCGAGGGCTTCATCCGCTGCTCCTACGCCACCTCGCTCGACGAGATCAAGGAAGCCATGGTACGCATCGCCCGCTTCATCGAAAAACTCTAA
- a CDS encoding WbuC family cupin fold metalloprotein: MTEKTDYPMALPPPDGPLTAIGEELLAGGKAASRKSPRGRIIQPLHKQGGDLLQRMLNTLQPGSYIRPHRHAPGRGESIVVLSGTLLYLTFTEEGAVDVVLRLKAGAPEFGVDTEGGIWHCFMALEPDTVLFEVKPGPYDAKADKEFAPWAPEEYSPESAAYLGELLDYAAKHHTCISMKWPDEP; this comes from the coding sequence ATGACAGAGAAAACAGACTATCCCATGGCGCTTCCGCCTCCCGACGGCCCATTGACGGCCATCGGCGAGGAACTGCTTGCAGGCGGCAAGGCCGCCTCCCGCAAGAGTCCGCGGGGCCGAATCATTCAGCCGTTGCATAAACAGGGCGGCGATTTGCTGCAGCGCATGCTCAACACCCTCCAGCCGGGTAGCTACATCCGCCCGCATCGCCACGCCCCCGGAAGGGGGGAGAGCATTGTCGTGCTTTCCGGCACCTTGCTCTATCTGACGTTCACGGAGGAGGGGGCCGTTGATGTTGTGCTGCGGCTGAAAGCGGGGGCGCCGGAATTCGGCGTGGATACCGAAGGTGGAATCTGGCACTGCTTCATGGCACTCGAACCCGATACCGTGCTCTTCGAGGTTAAGCCCGGCCCGTACGATGCCAAGGCGGATAAGGAATTCGCTCCGTGGGCTCCCGAGGAATACAGCCCGGAGTCGGCCGCATACCTTGGCGAACTGCTGGATTATGCTGCCAAACATCATACTTGCATAAGTATGAAATGGCCGGATGAGCCCTAA
- the metG gene encoding methionine--tRNA ligase produces the protein MSEKPSKYYVTTPIYYVNDKPHIGHSYTTILADVLANYHRLLDVPTHFLTGTDEHGQKVQQAADANGITPQEQCDQTVVRFQELWQRLEIKNDDFIRTTEPRHKTVVQQTLQELFDRDEIYKAEYEGWYCVGCERFFTEKDLVEGNCPECNRPVDKIIESNYFFRMSKYQDWLIQYIEENPGFIQPAFRANETLGFLKNKELQDLCISRPKSRLAWGIELPFDTDFVTYVWFDALINYISAVGYKSDEEQFRKWWPCSCHLIGKDILTTHTVYWPTMLKAMNVDMPQSIFAHGWWLTGRTKMSKSLGNVVNPMDMIDRYGVDAFRYFLIAEMTLGQDASFTEEAFVKRYNSDLANDLGNVANRVLNMISRYCDGKIPAVSAGGFDTALEDGLWKETVAAAEEMGPMISDMKLDASVGLVMSAVRKINVYLQERAPWSLAKQEGKEAEVAHCLYTAAECLRVCAALLYPVMPEKMLALRTALGMADAKPHLGKLTEFGVLIPGSGIAPSGALFPRIELEKMEEKPAEKPKKQKQQPKKKEEPSADGLITFDQVMNVKLKTAVVLEAEKIEGADKLLKLQIDLGGETRQLVAGIALHYQPEELVGKTIVVVANLKPAKLRGVKSEGMLLAASKGDDLKLVTIDGDLGSGATVK, from the coding sequence ATGAGCGAAAAACCATCTAAATATTATGTAACCACGCCGATCTACTATGTGAACGACAAACCGCACATCGGCCACTCCTACACCACGATCCTGGCCGACGTGCTGGCGAACTACCACCGCCTGCTCGACGTGCCCACCCATTTTCTCACCGGCACCGACGAGCACGGGCAGAAAGTGCAGCAGGCCGCCGATGCCAACGGCATCACCCCGCAGGAGCAGTGCGACCAGACCGTGGTCCGCTTCCAGGAACTGTGGCAACGTCTCGAAATCAAGAACGACGACTTTATCCGCACCACGGAACCGCGTCACAAGACCGTGGTCCAGCAAACCCTGCAGGAGCTGTTTGATCGCGATGAAATCTACAAGGCCGAATACGAAGGCTGGTATTGCGTTGGATGCGAACGCTTCTTCACCGAAAAGGATCTCGTCGAAGGCAACTGCCCCGAGTGCAACCGCCCGGTCGACAAGATTATCGAGTCCAACTATTTCTTCCGCATGAGCAAGTACCAGGATTGGCTCATTCAATACATCGAGGAAAACCCCGGCTTCATCCAGCCGGCCTTCCGCGCCAACGAAACGCTCGGCTTCCTGAAAAACAAGGAGCTGCAGGACCTCTGCATTTCGCGGCCAAAGTCGCGCCTCGCGTGGGGGATCGAGCTCCCGTTCGATACCGACTTCGTTACCTACGTCTGGTTCGACGCGCTTATCAACTATATTTCCGCCGTCGGCTACAAGTCGGACGAGGAGCAGTTCCGGAAGTGGTGGCCGTGCTCCTGCCATCTTATCGGCAAGGACATCCTCACCACGCACACCGTCTATTGGCCAACCATGCTCAAGGCGATGAATGTCGATATGCCGCAATCCATCTTCGCCCACGGCTGGTGGCTCACCGGACGCACCAAAATGAGCAAGTCGCTTGGCAACGTCGTCAACCCCATGGACATGATCGACCGCTACGGCGTCGACGCCTTCCGCTATTTCCTCATTGCCGAAATGACGCTCGGGCAAGACGCCTCCTTCACCGAAGAGGCTTTCGTGAAGCGCTACAACTCCGACCTGGCCAACGACCTTGGCAATGTGGCCAACCGTGTGCTCAACATGATCAGTCGCTACTGCGACGGCAAGATCCCGGCCGTTTCCGCCGGTGGTTTCGACACCGCGCTTGAGGATGGACTCTGGAAAGAAACCGTTGCGGCCGCCGAGGAAATGGGCCCGATGATCAGCGATATGAAGCTCGATGCGTCGGTCGGGCTGGTCATGTCCGCTGTCCGCAAGATTAATGTCTACTTGCAGGAGCGCGCCCCGTGGAGCCTCGCCAAGCAGGAGGGCAAAGAAGCGGAAGTGGCCCACTGCCTCTACACCGCGGCGGAATGCCTGCGGGTCTGCGCGGCGCTGCTCTATCCGGTCATGCCCGAGAAAATGCTCGCCCTGCGCACCGCGCTCGGCATGGCCGACGCCAAGCCGCACCTCGGCAAGCTGACCGAATTCGGCGTACTCATACCCGGTTCCGGAATTGCTCCGTCCGGAGCCCTCTTCCCGCGCATCGAACTGGAAAAGATGGAAGAAAAGCCGGCTGAAAAACCGAAAAAACAGAAGCAACAGCCCAAGAAAAAGGAAGAGCCATCCGCCGATGGCCTCATCACCTTCGACCAGGTCATGAACGTCAAGCTCAAGACGGCGGTTGTGCTGGAAGCCGAGAAGATCGAAGGGGCCGACAAGCTGCTCAAGCTTCAGATTGATCTTGGCGGGGAAACGCGGCAGCTCGTCGCCGGCATCGCACTGCACTACCAACCCGAGGAACTGGTTGGCAAAACCATCGTCGTCGTCGCCAACCTCAAGCCGGCCAAACTGCGCGGCGTGAAGTCGGAAGGTATGTTGCTGGCCGCCTCGAAGGGCGATGATTTGAAGCTGGTCACCATCGATGGCGATCTCGGCTCTGGCGCAACGGTGAAGTAG
- a CDS encoding FumA C-terminus/TtdB family hydratase beta subunit produces MSDYIYTPTIQHSGDDTPYRHLTSEGVRVEQFNGQDVLVVEPEALERLAYEAFHDVSFFLRPGHMAQVAKILDDPEASENDRFVAKAFLENSIIAAYGELPTCQDTGTAIVTGTKGAHVWTDFDEKEALSNGIFRCFQEFNLRYSQIAPLSMFAEKNTGNNLPAQIDLYTAPGLAYNLTFIAKGGGSANKSYLFQKTKSLLTEENLEAFLKAELFNIGTAACPPYHFAIVIGGTSAEATMKQVKLASTGALDDLPTTGDASGRAFRDLEWEDRILKMAQDSKIGAQFGGKYFCHDVRVIRMPRHAASCPVGLGVSCSADRNIKARITRDGLFLEQLEHDPAKYAPANLGQEEDNAPAIDLNRPMADVLADLSQYPVCTRLRLNGTLIVARDIAHAKIKEMLDRGEPMPDYFKNHPVYYAGPAKCPKGKPSGSFGPTTAQRMDPYVEPFQAQRGSMVMLAKGNRTQTVVDSCAKHGGFYLGSIGGPAALLAEKNIKSVEIVDMEELGMEAVRKIEVVDFPAVILTDDKGNDFFADVLRGNS; encoded by the coding sequence ATGAGCGACTACATCTATACCCCGACCATCCAGCATTCCGGCGACGACACCCCCTACCGCCACCTCACCTCCGAAGGCGTCCGCGTTGAACAATTCAACGGGCAGGATGTTCTCGTGGTGGAACCCGAAGCGCTCGAACGGCTCGCCTACGAAGCCTTCCACGATGTCTCCTTCTTCCTGCGCCCCGGCCACATGGCGCAGGTTGCCAAGATTCTCGACGACCCCGAAGCCAGCGAAAACGATCGCTTCGTGGCCAAGGCCTTTTTGGAAAACTCCATCATCGCCGCCTACGGCGAGCTACCCACCTGCCAGGACACCGGCACCGCCATCGTAACCGGCACCAAAGGCGCGCACGTCTGGACGGACTTCGACGAAAAGGAAGCCCTCTCCAACGGCATCTTCCGCTGCTTCCAGGAATTCAACCTGCGCTATTCCCAGATCGCCCCGCTCTCCATGTTCGCCGAAAAGAACACCGGCAACAACCTGCCCGCCCAGATCGACCTCTACACCGCGCCCGGCCTGGCCTACAACCTGACCTTCATCGCCAAGGGCGGCGGCTCCGCCAACAAGAGCTACCTCTTCCAGAAAACCAAGTCGTTGCTCACCGAGGAAAACCTCGAAGCCTTCCTCAAGGCCGAACTGTTCAACATTGGCACCGCCGCGTGCCCGCCCTACCATTTCGCCATCGTCATTGGAGGCACCTCCGCCGAAGCCACCATGAAACAGGTCAAGCTCGCCTCCACCGGCGCGCTCGACGACCTGCCCACCACCGGCGACGCATCCGGCCGCGCCTTCCGCGACCTCGAATGGGAAGACCGCATTCTCAAAATGGCGCAGGACTCCAAGATCGGCGCCCAGTTCGGCGGAAAATATTTTTGCCACGACGTCCGCGTCATCCGCATGCCGCGCCACGCCGCCTCCTGCCCCGTTGGCCTCGGCGTCTCCTGCTCCGCCGACCGCAACATCAAGGCACGCATCACCCGCGATGGCCTCTTCCTCGAACAGCTCGAACACGATCCCGCAAAGTATGCCCCCGCCAACCTCGGCCAGGAAGAAGACAATGCACCTGCAATCGACCTCAACCGCCCGATGGCGGACGTGCTCGCCGACCTCTCGCAATACCCCGTCTGCACCCGCCTGCGGCTCAACGGCACGCTCATTGTCGCGCGCGACATTGCCCATGCAAAAATCAAAGAGATGCTCGACCGCGGCGAACCGATGCCCGACTACTTCAAGAACCACCCCGTCTACTATGCCGGCCCGGCCAAATGCCCCAAAGGCAAACCCTCCGGCTCCTTCGGCCCCACCACCGCCCAGCGGATGGACCCCTATGTCGAGCCCTTCCAGGCCCAGCGCGGCTCCATGGTCATGCTCGCCAAAGGCAACCGCACCCAGACCGTCGTCGACTCCTGCGCCAAGCACGGCGGCTTCTACCTCGGCTCCATCGGCGGTCCCGCCGCCCTGCTCGCCGAAAAAAACATCAAATCCGTCGAGATCGTCGATATGGAAGAACTCGGCATGGAAGCCGTCCGCAAGATCGAAGTGGTCGACTTCCCCGCCGTCATTCTCACCGACGACAAAGGGAACGATTTTTTTGCGGATGTGCTGAGGGGCAACTCGTAA